One region of Acaryochloris thomasi RCC1774 genomic DNA includes:
- a CDS encoding glycosyltransferase family 2 protein — protein MQKLSVIVPVHNGGDGFRRCLASLTEFAPPGTEIIVVADGESDSSWKLADEFGTRLIRLPESRGPAVARNSGAAVAEGDILFFVDADVVVHPDTMSKVLQAFEHNASLSALIGSYDDSPGASNFLSQYKNLFHHYNHQLGNEEASTFWGACGAIRRPIFEKVGGFDEKYRRPCIEDIELGYRLKRAGYQIGLEKDIQVKHLKCWKPFSLLRAEVFYRALPWTALLLEIKQESPQDYAKFTSDLNLRTSSQVSVVLVFAFLASIVIALFWPIIWLLTAALLCLVIGINIPVYHFFQKERGILFALQVIPWHIFYYFYSGLSFAIGNLRFIFKETTFAP, from the coding sequence ATGCAAAAACTATCTGTAATTGTTCCCGTACACAACGGAGGAGATGGCTTTCGGCGATGCTTAGCGAGCCTGACGGAGTTTGCGCCTCCAGGCACTGAAATCATTGTTGTTGCCGACGGAGAATCAGACAGTAGCTGGAAGCTAGCGGATGAATTTGGGACTCGGCTCATTAGGCTACCTGAATCAAGAGGGCCAGCCGTCGCAAGAAACTCCGGTGCGGCAGTGGCAGAGGGTGATATTCTTTTCTTTGTTGATGCCGACGTGGTGGTCCATCCTGACACCATGAGCAAGGTGCTACAGGCCTTTGAACACAACGCTAGCCTATCCGCGCTCATTGGTTCCTATGATGATTCTCCCGGAGCCTCTAACTTTCTGTCTCAGTATAAGAATCTCTTTCACCACTACAACCATCAGCTGGGCAATGAAGAAGCCTCCACATTTTGGGGGGCTTGCGGAGCGATTCGACGGCCTATTTTTGAAAAAGTGGGTGGATTTGACGAAAAATATCGGCGTCCCTGCATCGAAGATATCGAGCTGGGCTACAGGCTCAAGCGAGCAGGCTATCAGATCGGTCTAGAGAAAGACATTCAGGTGAAGCATTTGAAATGCTGGAAGCCTTTTTCTTTGCTGCGGGCTGAGGTCTTCTATCGCGCTCTGCCTTGGACAGCATTACTGTTAGAAATCAAGCAAGAAAGTCCGCAGGACTACGCGAAGTTTACGAGCGATCTCAATCTACGCACTTCTAGTCAAGTGAGCGTAGTCCTAGTCTTTGCGTTCCTTGCATCCATCGTCATTGCTTTATTTTGGCCAATCATCTGGCTCCTGACGGCAGCACTGCTCTGTCTTGTGATTGGGATCAACATTCCTGTGTATCACTTCTTTCAAAAAGAAAGAGGTATTCTGTTTGCACTACAGGTCATCCCCTGGCATATCTTCTATTATTTTTACAGTGGCCTATCATTTGCAATTGGCAACCTGAGGTTCATCTTTAAAGAGACGACGTTTGCGCCTTGA
- a CDS encoding competence/damage-inducible protein A: MSPNAEIICVGTELLLGEILNTNSQFLGQELARLGIPHYYQTVVGDNLVRLQQAIAIACQRSSLIIFTGGLGPTPDDLTTDAIATFFQAPLVERPEIIADIQQKFAHSPHALSANNRKQALLPQGADILPNETGSAPGLIWEPRPGLTLLIFPGVPSEMQDMWCKTVVPYLKKQGWGDAQIYSRVLRFFGIPESNLAEKVAPVFDLIDPTVAPYAIDGEARLRISTRAASEAEAAAIIAPIEQQIRQQCGVDCYGADADTLASVVGQRLLERQETIAVAESCTGGGIGQRLTAIPGSSGYFVGSLVAYANNIKVDLLGVKSKTLDEAGSVSAAVAEQMAEGVRSQFGSAWGLSTTGIAGPGGGTPEKPVGLVYVGLAGPQGPPQSWSYQINALPGRDWIRKISTSRALDVLRRQLL; this comes from the coding sequence ATGTCTCCAAATGCTGAAATTATTTGTGTGGGTACCGAGCTGCTGCTTGGAGAAATCCTCAATACAAATTCGCAATTTCTCGGTCAGGAGCTGGCGCGATTAGGTATCCCTCACTACTACCAAACGGTGGTGGGAGATAATCTTGTACGGCTGCAGCAGGCGATCGCAATTGCCTGCCAGCGCTCTAGCCTAATTATCTTTACGGGAGGGCTGGGACCGACGCCGGATGACTTGACGACCGATGCGATCGCAACTTTCTTCCAGGCCCCTTTAGTCGAACGTCCTGAAATTATCGCCGACATCCAGCAAAAGTTTGCCCACAGTCCCCACGCCCTCAGCGCCAACAATCGCAAGCAGGCGCTTTTACCCCAGGGCGCAGATATTTTACCCAACGAAACCGGCAGCGCTCCTGGTCTGATTTGGGAACCGCGACCGGGGCTAACCCTGCTCATTTTCCCCGGTGTGCCCAGCGAAATGCAGGATATGTGGTGCAAGACGGTGGTGCCCTATCTCAAAAAACAAGGATGGGGAGATGCCCAAATCTACAGTCGAGTTTTAAGGTTCTTTGGTATTCCTGAATCGAACCTAGCTGAGAAAGTTGCGCCGGTCTTTGACTTAATCGATCCAACTGTTGCCCCCTACGCTATTGACGGAGAAGCGCGCCTGAGAATTTCTACTCGTGCAGCTTCTGAGGCTGAAGCTGCGGCTATTATTGCCCCCATTGAGCAACAGATTAGACAGCAGTGCGGCGTGGATTGCTATGGGGCTGATGCAGACACGTTGGCCTCTGTGGTTGGTCAGCGATTGCTGGAGCGTCAGGAAACAATCGCGGTGGCAGAGTCCTGTACGGGCGGTGGTATTGGACAGCGGCTGACGGCGATTCCCGGTAGCTCGGGCTATTTTGTCGGTAGCTTGGTGGCCTATGCCAACAACATCAAAGTGGATTTGCTGGGTGTTAAATCCAAAACCTTAGATGAAGCGGGTTCTGTGAGTGCAGCGGTAGCCGAGCAGATGGCCGAGGGGGTGCGATCTCAATTCGGCAGCGCTTGGGGACTCAGCACGACAGGCATTGCGGGGCCGGGTGGCGGTACACCAGAGAAACCCGTGGGATTGGTGTATGTCGGTCTTGCCGGTCCTCAAGGTCCGCCCCAAAGCTGGTCCTATCAGATTAATGCCTTGCCAGGGCGAGACTGGATTCGCAAGATCAGCACCTCCCGTGCCCTAGATGTTCTGCGGCGACAGCTTCTGTAG
- a CDS encoding ArnT family glycosyltransferase, with product MRSKNEIKFYALVLIIVCLSGLRLINLQADFPSGLTVSTALYTDEGLWARNAVAALRSGAWYVEDGYNPILSVPVIPLLQMFLFRIFGVSLVAARSLVATSSLILLGLVYALLRRFLQRELAIWGPLIIAGSYSFFAYSRIALLEIPMLCFAVLSLLIALRKEASYVSIVASAVALYLGILTKTTALFVLPVIYLAVLMQRGSRTKKLFKVMTLTLTLLILFATYYALVVQPFTSDYQTFSDTNISSQVATSSWRFITELKAIARVSLKLYPLLLPLSLGAAFLLLYLRSYRLNPLFLAASLWAASAFLALFSTHYHPSRYFVILIVPMALIIPLAMEATINSPRMRKIKKVALTFAAIIMLTFNLSRITLHMAQPQFTFVRMAESVGVYMRRYSDQNSASLIGEFADTISLVSEVDPVDIKRGSLALEARIKQFNPQLFVSLGEMSDQEFEALSDDYRIERIQTYEVFNNYAQGRPVFLYRLENRQNPAA from the coding sequence ATGAGAAGTAAAAACGAGATTAAATTCTACGCATTAGTACTGATCATTGTTTGTCTCTCGGGACTTAGACTCATAAATCTACAGGCTGACTTTCCATCTGGGCTGACGGTCTCAACGGCGCTCTATACAGACGAAGGTCTATGGGCACGGAATGCCGTAGCAGCCTTACGTAGCGGAGCCTGGTATGTCGAAGATGGATACAACCCAATCTTGTCGGTTCCGGTGATTCCCCTCCTGCAGATGTTCTTATTCAGGATATTTGGTGTCAGCCTCGTTGCCGCGCGCAGCTTAGTCGCGACTTCATCCCTTATTCTGCTGGGCCTGGTTTATGCTCTGCTGCGTCGCTTTCTGCAACGAGAATTGGCAATCTGGGGCCCATTGATTATCGCAGGCAGCTACTCATTCTTCGCCTACAGCCGTATTGCTTTGCTAGAGATTCCGATGCTGTGTTTTGCAGTCTTGAGTTTGTTGATCGCGCTCAGAAAGGAGGCTAGTTATGTCAGCATTGTTGCTTCTGCCGTCGCTTTGTATCTCGGGATTTTGACAAAGACGACAGCCTTATTCGTTTTGCCCGTTATCTATTTAGCGGTACTGATGCAGCGAGGAAGCAGAACAAAAAAGCTTTTCAAAGTGATGACGCTAACGCTGACCCTGCTGATTCTATTTGCTACCTACTATGCCTTGGTGGTTCAGCCTTTCACCAGTGACTATCAAACATTTTCTGACACCAATATTTCTTCTCAGGTGGCGACCTCTAGCTGGCGCTTCATCACTGAGCTGAAAGCGATCGCACGCGTTTCTCTGAAGCTTTATCCGTTACTGTTGCCGCTCTCTCTTGGGGCCGCATTCCTCTTGCTTTACCTGCGGTCTTATCGCTTAAATCCCCTATTCTTAGCTGCGAGTCTTTGGGCTGCGAGCGCTTTTCTAGCGCTATTCTCAACCCACTATCATCCATCAAGATATTTCGTGATCCTAATTGTACCGATGGCTTTAATCATCCCACTTGCGATGGAGGCCACCATCAACTCGCCACGGATGAGGAAAATCAAGAAAGTCGCGCTCACATTCGCGGCGATCATTATGCTGACCTTCAACCTGTCGCGTATTACCTTACATATGGCGCAGCCTCAGTTTACGTTTGTCCGCATGGCCGAGTCAGTAGGGGTGTACATGCGTCGATATAGCGATCAAAATTCAGCAAGTTTGATCGGCGAATTCGCTGACACGATCAGCCTGGTCTCTGAGGTTGATCCCGTTGATATCAAGAGAGGTAGCCTTGCTTTAGAGGCCCGGATTAAACAATTCAACCCACAGCTTTTTGTCTCGCTGGGTGAGATGAGTGATCAAGAGTTTGAGGCTCTCAGTGACGACTATCGCATTGAGAGAATCCAAACATACGAGGTCTTTAATAACTATGCTCAGGGTAGACCCGTATTCCTCTACCGTTTGGAGAATCGCCAAAACCCTGCCGCGTAG
- a CDS encoding glycosyltransferase family 2 protein, with translation MSDQNQTQFVSVIVPVFNDAERLQLCLAALEQQSYDPSAYEVIVIDNGSDRSQGIAEIAANHRQTRYVNEPQPGSYAARNRGIAAAKGTILAFTDADCIPAADWLEAGVSELLQTPNCGLVAGAIDIFFRNPQCPNPIELYESITAFPQADLLARERGAATANLFTFRAVMDRVGLFDGSLKSRGDLEWGQRVYAAGYQQRYVEAARVQHPARYAWGQLYQRTVRLVGGEYDLSNRRSQPDPFFAWTLATHLVPPLRFVVNTFRNSALQGMQQKAAASLAMFFVRYVSAWELVRLRLGGVSPR, from the coding sequence GTGAGTGACCAGAACCAGACTCAATTTGTTTCTGTGATTGTGCCAGTCTTTAACGATGCTGAACGACTTCAGCTTTGCTTGGCAGCTCTGGAGCAGCAGAGCTATGATCCTTCCGCCTACGAAGTGATTGTGATTGATAACGGTTCTGACCGCAGTCAAGGCATTGCAGAAATTGCTGCGAACCACCGGCAGACCCGCTATGTCAATGAGCCTCAGCCAGGATCTTACGCCGCTCGCAACCGAGGCATTGCAGCCGCAAAAGGGACCATTCTTGCCTTCACTGATGCAGACTGCATTCCAGCAGCAGACTGGTTAGAAGCGGGTGTCTCAGAACTTTTGCAGACACCGAACTGTGGCTTAGTGGCCGGGGCGATTGATATATTTTTTCGCAATCCGCAGTGCCCTAACCCCATTGAGCTGTACGAAAGTATTACCGCTTTTCCGCAGGCAGACCTGCTGGCACGAGAAAGAGGAGCGGCCACGGCCAATCTTTTTACCTTCCGGGCCGTGATGGATCGCGTGGGACTGTTCGATGGATCGCTAAAGTCTCGGGGCGATCTAGAGTGGGGACAGCGGGTTTATGCAGCGGGCTATCAGCAGCGCTACGTTGAGGCAGCAAGGGTTCAACACCCGGCTCGTTACGCTTGGGGGCAGCTTTATCAGCGGACTGTTCGTCTCGTAGGAGGCGAATACGATCTGAGCAACCGGAGATCGCAGCCCGACCCATTTTTTGCTTGGACGCTAGCGACACATCTGGTCCCGCCGCTGCGGTTTGTGGTCAATACGTTTCGCAATTCAGCGCTGCAGGGGATGCAGCAAAAAGCAGCCGCCTCTCTTGCTATGTTTTTTGTCAGATACGTCAGTGCTTGGGAGCTTGTGAGGCTCCGACTTGGTGGCGTTTCTCCCCGCTAA
- a CDS encoding ABC transporter ATP-binding protein yields the protein MAPAVLIEQLQKRYGTVDAVKDVSFEVAPGQIFGLLGPNGAGKTTTLRCLCSLTSPDSGKVEVSGISVLEHPRAARQLLGYVAQEVALDKVLTGKEMLQLQAALYHIPAAEIESRIQTAIKLLSLEEFSDKKTGTYSGGIRKRLDLAAGLLHQPAVLVLDEPTVGLDIESRVVIWDFLRELRDQGTTILITSHYLEEVDALADSVAIIDQGKVIAEGSPSELKDKVGGDRITLRIREFTSDDEAEQAKSMTAEMPFVQDVIINGAQGNSLNLVVTPQSDALLTIQQALKEAGLPVFGIAQSRPSLDDVYLAATGQTLMDAEMAASGKRDVKKERKQNMR from the coding sequence ATGGCTCCCGCCGTTTTGATCGAACAACTTCAAAAACGCTACGGCACCGTTGATGCCGTCAAAGATGTGTCTTTCGAAGTCGCCCCCGGACAAATCTTCGGTTTACTGGGCCCCAATGGAGCCGGTAAGACTACAACTCTCCGATGTCTTTGTAGTCTCACGAGTCCAGATTCAGGCAAAGTTGAAGTCTCTGGGATCTCAGTGCTAGAGCATCCCCGCGCCGCCCGTCAACTTTTAGGCTATGTTGCCCAAGAAGTCGCGCTCGATAAAGTATTGACCGGCAAAGAAATGCTGCAGCTTCAGGCGGCGCTCTATCACATTCCCGCCGCAGAGATAGAATCGCGGATTCAGACCGCCATCAAACTGCTGAGCCTAGAAGAATTCTCTGACAAGAAAACCGGTACCTACTCGGGCGGTATTCGCAAGCGCCTAGATCTAGCGGCGGGCCTGCTGCACCAGCCAGCCGTTCTTGTGTTAGATGAGCCCACCGTGGGCCTCGATATTGAGAGCCGCGTCGTGATTTGGGACTTTTTGCGTGAACTCCGCGATCAGGGGACCACAATTTTGATCACCAGTCACTACCTTGAAGAAGTCGATGCTTTAGCTGACAGCGTTGCCATCATCGACCAGGGCAAAGTAATTGCCGAAGGCAGTCCCTCGGAGCTAAAAGATAAGGTTGGAGGCGATCGCATCACTCTCCGCATTCGCGAATTCACCTCTGATGATGAAGCCGAGCAAGCGAAGTCAATGACCGCCGAGATGCCGTTTGTTCAGGACGTGATTATTAACGGCGCCCAAGGCAACTCTTTGAACTTAGTGGTCACGCCTCAGAGTGATGCGCTGCTCACCATTCAGCAAGCGCTTAAAGAAGCCGGACTGCCGGTTTTTGGCATTGCCCAATCCCGGCCCAGTCTTGATGACGTATACCTAGCCGCCACCGGTCAAACCCTAATGGATGCTGAAATGGCGGCCTCTGGCAAACGGGATGTAAAAAAAGAACGCAAGCAGAATATGCGCTAG
- a CDS encoding NAD(P)/FAD-dependent oxidoreductase, whose protein sequence is MKSKETIIIGAGPAGLTAAYDLTKHGVTPTVLEQADMVGGISRTEVYKGYRFDIGGHRFFTKIGEVQQLWQEVLGDEFIQVPRMSRIYYNGKFFDYPLSILNTLLNLGPITSSSIVLSYLKAKAKAKIAPGPEPENFEDWVTDRFGRRLYQTFFKTYTEKVWGIPCNKIQAEWAAQRIKGLSLKQAVINALFGGENTKTLIKTFDYPLLGPGMMWERFQDKVIEKGASVHLNTKAIKVERQGMMIERVIAQQGEDLVEFSGEQFIFSIPVTMLVRLLSPAAPPEVLEAAQGLKYRDFLIVSLIIDHPDLFPDNWLYIHNPDFKVGRIQNFKNWSPAMVPDASKTCLGMEYFCSEGDEIWEMCDRNLIELATREVADLGLMPKDCQVEDGVVIRQRKAYPVYDGEYRQHLQVIRDYLEAFENLQTVGRNGMHRYNNQDHSMLTGLLAAKNILGESHDLWNVNTERSYYEDFTKEQWTKLKAEQAAR, encoded by the coding sequence ATGAAATCGAAAGAAACAATCATCATTGGTGCAGGTCCCGCAGGGTTGACGGCTGCCTATGACCTGACGAAACATGGTGTAACTCCCACTGTTTTAGAGCAGGCAGATATGGTCGGCGGAATTTCTCGTACTGAGGTTTACAAAGGCTATCGATTTGACATTGGCGGCCACCGATTTTTCACTAAAATTGGCGAAGTGCAGCAACTATGGCAAGAAGTTCTGGGCGATGAATTTATTCAAGTGCCGAGAATGTCTAGAATTTACTACAACGGGAAGTTCTTTGATTATCCTTTATCCATTCTCAATACGCTCTTGAATCTAGGCCCCATCACGAGTTCATCGATTGTTCTAAGCTATCTCAAGGCGAAGGCGAAGGCCAAAATAGCGCCGGGGCCGGAGCCTGAAAACTTTGAAGATTGGGTCACCGATCGATTTGGACGACGGCTGTATCAGACTTTTTTCAAAACCTATACAGAGAAGGTTTGGGGAATTCCGTGCAACAAGATTCAAGCGGAGTGGGCTGCTCAGCGAATCAAGGGGCTGTCGCTGAAGCAGGCTGTAATTAATGCTTTGTTCGGGGGCGAAAATACGAAGACGCTTATTAAGACTTTTGACTATCCCTTGCTGGGGCCAGGCATGATGTGGGAGCGCTTTCAGGACAAAGTCATTGAGAAGGGAGCATCAGTCCATCTCAATACGAAGGCGATCAAGGTAGAACGCCAAGGCATGATGATAGAGCGGGTGATCGCTCAGCAGGGAGAAGACTTAGTTGAGTTTTCAGGGGAGCAGTTCATTTTTAGTATTCCGGTTACGATGCTGGTCCGGCTTCTGTCTCCAGCCGCGCCGCCCGAAGTGCTCGAAGCTGCCCAGGGGCTGAAATACCGAGACTTTCTGATTGTTTCCCTGATCATCGATCATCCTGATCTTTTCCCCGATAATTGGCTCTATATTCACAATCCAGATTTTAAGGTGGGCCGGATTCAAAACTTCAAGAACTGGAGTCCGGCAATGGTGCCAGATGCCAGCAAAACCTGCCTAGGCATGGAGTATTTCTGCAGCGAAGGGGATGAGATTTGGGAAATGTGCGATCGCAACCTTATCGAGCTGGCCACGCGTGAAGTCGCTGACCTGGGCCTGATGCCCAAGGATTGCCAGGTGGAAGACGGCGTTGTGATCCGTCAGCGCAAAGCTTACCCCGTCTATGACGGCGAATATCGTCAGCATCTACAGGTTATTCGTGATTATCTAGAAGCCTTTGAGAATCTGCAGACCGTTGGTCGCAACGGGATGCATCGCTATAACAACCAAGATCACTCAATGTTAACGGGCCTGCTCGCGGCTAAAAACATTCTGGGCGAGTCCCACGATCTTTGGAACGTGAATACAGAGCGCTCCTACTACGAAGATTTTACCAAGGAGCAATGGACGAAGCTGAAGGCTGAGCAGGCGGCTCGATGA
- a CDS encoding ABC transporter permease has protein sequence MTTTIDPKTSNASAPSRAELLATPGIASGEFVQETLALTRRLFIQLKRRPTTLIAGIIQPLMWLVLFGALFQNVPEGLFGTSQSYGQFLCAGVIVFTAFSGALNAGLPVMFDREFGFLNRLLVAPLASRFSIVLASAIFITTLSLIQTVAIVITSVFLGAGLPGAAGLAVVALIVLMLVLGVTALSLGLSFALPGHIELLAVIFVTNLPLLFASTALVPLAFMPTWLQFVSSLNPLSFAIEPIRYLYLHSDWTFASIVMDAPWGSVSLGGALLLLAGFDAIALVSIQRLLYRRLS, from the coding sequence ATGACAACGACAATAGATCCGAAAACCTCGAACGCCTCAGCTCCTTCTCGGGCTGAGCTATTGGCGACGCCCGGCATCGCTTCTGGAGAATTTGTCCAGGAAACCCTGGCTTTGACCCGCCGCCTCTTTATTCAGCTTAAGCGCCGTCCGACGACCCTGATTGCAGGCATTATTCAACCGTTAATGTGGCTGGTTCTGTTTGGTGCTTTATTCCAAAACGTTCCTGAGGGACTGTTTGGCACGAGCCAAAGCTACGGGCAGTTCCTTTGCGCGGGCGTGATTGTGTTTACAGCCTTCAGTGGAGCGCTCAATGCTGGCTTGCCCGTCATGTTTGACCGCGAGTTTGGTTTCCTCAATCGGTTGCTGGTGGCTCCATTGGCGTCTCGATTTTCGATTGTGCTGGCCTCTGCCATCTTTATTACCACGCTCAGCCTGATCCAAACGGTCGCTATTGTGATCACTAGCGTATTTCTAGGGGCTGGTCTACCAGGTGCGGCTGGTCTAGCAGTTGTTGCACTGATTGTGCTGATGCTGGTATTGGGTGTCACGGCCCTCAGTCTGGGGCTCTCTTTTGCCCTGCCGGGTCACATCGAGCTGTTGGCAGTTATTTTCGTCACAAATCTGCCCCTGTTGTTTGCCAGTACGGCGTTAGTTCCACTGGCGTTTATGCCGACTTGGCTGCAGTTTGTGTCTAGCCTTAATCCACTCAGCTTTGCTATCGAACCGATCCGCTATCTCTATCTCCACAGCGACTGGACTTTTGCCAGCATTGTGATGGATGCGCCTTGGGGGTCTGTCAGCTTGGGTGGTGCGTTGCTCTTGTTGGCTGGGTTTGATGCGATCGCACTTGTCAGCATCCAGCGACTGTTATACCGTCGTCTCAGCTAA
- a CDS encoding sulfite exporter TauE/SafE family protein: MLTDLLSTLPLQPAQLLAALAIMTLGATVQSSAGFGLGLVAAPVLLLIDPMLIPAPLLICGVTLALMLSIRDRKGLNIQGIQIALVGQLLGIIPAILILSAISPKVFDLVFAAVLLAAVAVSLLGLSLKPTPERVFVAGALSGLMATISSVGGPPMALIYQGSKGLELRGTLSGYFTLSGSFSLVALAFAGRCGLQEMQLALLLLPGLIFGLILSAPLAERLEQVETRPIVLGLSFCSAIAVLIKAIYT; this comes from the coding sequence TTGCTGACCGATCTTTTATCTACTCTGCCGCTGCAGCCGGCTCAACTTTTGGCTGCGCTAGCCATCATGACGCTCGGGGCAACCGTTCAATCATCGGCGGGCTTCGGTCTGGGGCTGGTCGCGGCCCCAGTCCTGCTACTCATTGATCCGATGCTAATTCCTGCGCCGCTGCTGATCTGTGGTGTAACGCTGGCGCTGATGCTCAGCATTCGAGATCGTAAGGGTCTTAATATTCAGGGCATCCAGATTGCTCTTGTGGGTCAACTGCTGGGGATTATCCCCGCCATTTTGATTCTGTCTGCGATCTCGCCCAAAGTTTTCGACTTGGTTTTCGCGGCTGTGCTGCTCGCGGCGGTGGCTGTTAGTTTATTAGGGCTATCCCTGAAGCCTACGCCGGAGCGTGTTTTTGTGGCTGGGGCATTATCCGGTCTCATGGCGACGATCTCTTCTGTCGGGGGTCCACCGATGGCCTTAATCTATCAGGGTTCGAAGGGACTGGAGTTGCGTGGCACTCTGTCGGGATATTTCACCCTTTCAGGGTCGTTCTCTCTTGTTGCCCTTGCCTTTGCGGGGCGATGCGGCTTGCAAGAGATGCAATTAGCGCTGCTGTTGTTGCCGGGGCTTATATTCGGTCTTATATTATCTGCGCCGCTAGCCGAGCGACTAGAGCAGGTAGAGACAAGACCGATTGTATTGGGGCTTTCTTTTTGCTCTGCGATCGCAGTCCTAATCAAAGCAATTTATACATAG
- a CDS encoding glycosyltransferase, translating to MNIAFIVGTFPSLSETFIINQAAGLLERGHQVDIYADQQGNSQKLHPLVEQYDLLDRTTYLSKVPGNLAIRVLKALPLLAHCWAQDPFATLRSLNILKQGKRSLSLWALYTLVPNHHKDYDIVHCQFGTQSYRGLCFQAMHAPEAKLVTTFRGDDISRFVQQKGSHIYDHLFKAGDFFLTNCDFFRDRAIRLGCPPDRIVVHRSGLECDRFPFKSRSLPQQGPIRVATTGRLAEKKGIEYAIRAVAQLIDQGYSLQYSILGDGPLRQPLQELIETLGVTSQIQLRGWQTEDEIIDILAQTHIFIAPSVTAKDGNQDAPINVLKEAMALGIPVISTEHGGIPELVQDGVSGFLVPERDATALAERLRYLCDHPHQWPQMGKAGRAFVMENYSLSQLNHQLVHLYGELSGTPTLSPNIPQHQLS from the coding sequence ATGAACATTGCCTTTATTGTCGGTACCTTTCCTAGCCTATCGGAGACCTTTATCATCAATCAGGCCGCCGGTTTACTGGAGCGGGGACATCAGGTGGATATCTATGCTGACCAGCAGGGCAATTCTCAAAAGCTGCACCCGCTTGTGGAGCAGTATGACCTTCTAGATCGCACTACTTATCTCAGTAAAGTACCCGGAAATCTTGCGATTCGAGTGCTTAAGGCACTGCCGCTATTGGCCCACTGTTGGGCTCAAGATCCCTTCGCGACGTTGCGATCGCTCAATATTCTCAAACAGGGCAAACGGTCACTCTCCCTTTGGGCGCTGTATACGCTGGTCCCTAACCATCACAAGGATTACGACATTGTCCACTGTCAGTTTGGTACTCAAAGCTACCGAGGTCTGTGTTTTCAAGCGATGCACGCGCCGGAGGCTAAGCTGGTCACGACCTTTCGCGGAGATGATATCAGCCGATTTGTCCAACAGAAAGGATCCCACATTTATGATCACCTTTTTAAGGCGGGTGATTTCTTTCTTACCAACTGCGATTTCTTTAGAGACCGTGCCATTCGCTTAGGCTGCCCTCCTGACCGGATTGTGGTTCATCGCTCGGGCCTGGAATGCGATCGTTTCCCGTTTAAGTCCCGTTCTTTGCCCCAGCAGGGACCGATCCGAGTGGCAACAACGGGACGATTGGCAGAGAAAAAGGGCATTGAGTACGCGATTCGAGCCGTGGCGCAGCTCATTGATCAGGGCTATTCGCTGCAGTATTCAATTCTGGGTGACGGTCCTCTAAGGCAGCCGCTTCAGGAACTGATCGAAACGCTGGGAGTAACCTCTCAGATTCAGTTGCGGGGCTGGCAAACTGAGGATGAAATCATTGATATCTTGGCTCAAACCCATATTTTCATCGCCCCCAGCGTCACTGCAAAGGACGGCAACCAGGATGCCCCCATCAACGTCTTAAAGGAGGCGATGGCTTTGGGTATCCCTGTCATTAGTACCGAGCATGGCGGGATTCCCGAGCTAGTCCAGGATGGAGTTTCAGGCTTTTTGGTTCCAGAGCGAGATGCAACAGCCCTTGCGGAGCGACTCCGGTATCTATGTGATCATCCTCACCAATGGCCTCAGATGGGTAAAGCGGGCCGAGCCTTCGTCATGGAAAATTACAGCCTGAGTCAACTTAACCATCAGCTCGTGCATCTCTATGGGGAGCTGTCAGGGACACCCACTCTTTCTCCGAATATTCCACAGCATCAGCTTAGCTAG